From Candidatus Poribacteria bacterium, a single genomic window includes:
- a CDS encoding Gfo/Idh/MocA family oxidoreductase, producing the protein MERLKVGIIGAGGRARAHFATLPKLSDRFEVIAVCDIDPTRASEAAAIFKAKAYEDVEEMLSSEKLDIGFIAVQAEGHHVIAKALAEAKVHILTETPIAITLACARQMMEVARDNGVYLEVSENVPRWPRERLKQEIQKAGILGEVKSFYLSYTSGSYHGFAGVRSIIRSEPLSAHGEFPDEETGVLERAEMKFERNIKGTYEYNRNRGNYWRITGTDASLEGGELVVGERRLQIKTETVEREGRRYVVRSYVDTDPPLVWENPFRDYPLSDTDDVARADAWISLYEAIVNGKPLTYGPENAARDVEILMGIRDSATSGTEIDFPISDMTEHERKIHSQFAKTYGIDLLEMTPKHLKMRYSLPGELREMMYYGRTLKSSR; encoded by the coding sequence ATGGAGAGATTAAAGGTGGGAATCATAGGCGCCGGAGGTAGGGCGAGGGCACACTTTGCCACCTTGCCCAAGCTATCGGATAGATTTGAGGTGATCGCCGTATGCGACATAGACCCGACCAGGGCATCTGAGGCGGCGGCGATCTTCAAGGCCAAGGCCTACGAGGATGTGGAGGAGATGCTTAGCTCCGAAAAGCTGGACATCGGCTTCATCGCCGTTCAGGCTGAAGGACACCACGTCATCGCTAAGGCCTTGGCCGAGGCAAAGGTGCACATCCTGACCGAAACCCCTATCGCTATAACCCTGGCCTGTGCCAGACAAATGATGGAAGTGGCCAGGGATAACGGCGTATATCTGGAGGTATCGGAGAACGTCCCCAGATGGCCTCGCGAAAGGCTGAAACAGGAGATCCAAAAGGCCGGGATCTTAGGCGAGGTGAAATCCTTCTACCTATCATACACATCCGGATCGTATCACGGCTTCGCCGGGGTGAGAAGCATCATCCGATCCGAACCCCTCTCCGCCCACGGGGAGTTCCCTGATGAGGAGACCGGCGTGCTTGAGAGAGCTGAGATGAAGTTCGAGCGAAATATAAAGGGTACATACGAATATAACAGAAACAGAGGAAACTACTGGAGGATCACGGGCACCGATGCCTCCCTTGAGGGAGGGGAACTCGTGGTAGGTGAAAGGAGGCTCCAGATAAAGACCGAGACGGTCGAAAGAGAGGGACGCAGATACGTCGTACGATCCTATGTCGATACAGATCCGCCCCTCGTATGGGAGAATCCGTTCAGGGATTACCCGCTTTCGGACACGGACGACGTCGCCCGAGCTGACGCGTGGATAAGCCTCTACGAGGCCATCGTTAACGGAAAACCTCTCACATATGGACCGGAAAACGCCGCAAGGGACGTCGAGATACTGATGGGCATACGCGATTCAGCGACGAGCGGCACTGAGATCGATTTCCCAATAAGCGATATGACGGAACACGAGAGGAAAATCCACTCGCAGTTCGCCAAAACATACGGGATAGACCTGCTGGAGATGACGCCCAAGCATCTGAAGATGAGATACTCCCTCCCTGGGGAACTGCGCGAGATGATGTATTACGGCAGGACGCTTAAATCCTCCAGATGA
- a CDS encoding ABC transporter ATP-binding protein: MAIMTIIEVQNLRVRYGDLIALDGINLKVEGGAVGLLGPNGAGKSTLIKTLLGLLKPDEGRCVLFGMDVSAEAKEIRRRIGYMPEEPCLIPGITGVQLVSYMGELSGMKREEAMSRAHDVLFYVGLGEERYRKLEEYSAGMLQRVKFAQAIVHDPDLLLLDEPTGGMDPSGRREMLELIRDVTKSKGINAIISTHLLPDVEAVCDEVILLNQGRLVMQKKMDELKKEMREIYQIRIRGDPDRFGRILSRYGITVISGGEELRVRMPEEGSPSDILKAAYEAEVQVRRMEPMRSSLESLLIGLRDGLDRL, translated from the coding sequence GTGGCTATAATGACAATCATAGAGGTGCAGAACTTAAGGGTTAGATACGGCGATCTGATAGCGCTGGATGGGATCAACCTGAAGGTCGAGGGAGGCGCTGTGGGATTGCTGGGCCCTAACGGCGCGGGAAAGTCCACCCTGATCAAAACCCTTCTCGGCCTTCTGAAACCTGACGAGGGGAGATGTGTGCTATTCGGCATGGATGTCTCAGCCGAGGCGAAGGAGATCCGGCGCAGGATAGGATACATGCCCGAAGAGCCCTGTCTTATCCCGGGGATAACGGGCGTTCAACTCGTCTCCTATATGGGGGAGCTCAGCGGCATGAAAAGAGAGGAGGCGATGAGCAGGGCTCACGATGTGCTGTTTTACGTGGGATTGGGCGAGGAGAGATATCGCAAGCTCGAGGAGTATTCGGCCGGCATGCTTCAGAGGGTCAAGTTCGCCCAGGCGATCGTGCATGATCCCGATCTGTTGTTGCTGGACGAGCCCACAGGCGGTATGGATCCGTCGGGAAGGAGGGAGATGCTGGAGCTGATCAGGGACGTGACGAAAAGCAAAGGGATAAACGCCATCATCTCGACACATCTGCTGCCCGATGTGGAGGCCGTGTGCGATGAGGTGATCCTGCTCAACCAGGGGAGATTAGTGATGCAAAAAAAGATGGATGAGCTGAAGAAGGAGATGAGGGAGATATATCAGATCAGGATCAGGGGAGATCCGGATCGGTTTGGTAGGATTTTATCCCGTTATGGGATAACCGTGATATCGGGCGGGGAGGAGCTCAGGGTGAGGATGCCGGAGGAGGGTTCGCCCTCCGACATCCTCAAAGCGGCGTATGAGGCCGAGGTCCAGGTGAGAAGGATGGAGCCGATGAGAAGCTCACTCGAGTCCTTGCTCATAGGCCTTCGAGACGGCCTCGATCGCCTCTGA
- a CDS encoding PorV/PorQ family protein, producing the protein MKTAVFLSTIVFLISAAICSADQGEYTFDDLSYSVSARALGLGNALSCYADDASAPFWNPAELSSISKYSLSTAYSDLFGSFRAGLVKYNFIAYAQRIEGIGTVGLGWMRVGVEDIPITGEDFIDVNGNGKKGDFQDKNGNGVKDPGEMYIDLPIISGSFDSHDDVILISYGIGVTSRLSAGISLKLLQQKIYTNMSTGWGVDLGLSHRLWSRDGDKVSGEMRLAFVLRDLGTHVRWDTSSRASFSRPLSYTLGVAGRMGIRPFVSLLLNVDYRSDEREIWVGTELSILRVLSLRCGLYRKRPTFGAGFRIPLKTTSIRVDYAFTSHDELGRSQMVAASLGM; encoded by the coding sequence ATGAAAACGGCAGTTTTTCTAAGCACGATCGTCTTTCTCATATCGGCGGCGATCTGTTCCGCCGATCAGGGGGAGTACACCTTCGACGACCTCAGCTATTCCGTCAGCGCCAGGGCCCTCGGCCTCGGCAACGCCCTCTCATGCTACGCCGACGACGCATCGGCGCCTTTCTGGAACCCGGCCGAGCTCTCAAGCATCTCCAAATACTCCCTCTCCACCGCATACTCGGATCTGTTCGGCTCCTTTCGCGCCGGGCTGGTGAAATACAATTTCATCGCATACGCCCAGAGGATAGAGGGGATCGGGACCGTGGGGCTCGGCTGGATGAGGGTTGGCGTGGAGGATATACCCATAACGGGAGAGGATTTCATAGACGTCAACGGCAACGGGAAGAAAGGGGATTTTCAGGACAAAAACGGCAATGGGGTGAAGGATCCGGGGGAGATGTATATAGATCTGCCGATCATATCCGGCAGTTTCGACAGCCATGACGACGTTATCCTCATCTCCTATGGAATCGGAGTCACATCGCGCTTATCGGCCGGCATCTCCCTGAAACTGCTCCAACAGAAGATCTACACCAACATGTCGACGGGATGGGGCGTGGATCTGGGCCTCTCACATAGGCTCTGGTCCAGAGACGGCGATAAGGTGAGCGGGGAGATGAGATTGGCCTTCGTCCTTCGCGATCTGGGAACCCATGTGCGGTGGGATACCTCCTCCAGGGCGAGTTTTTCAAGGCCGTTGAGCTATACGCTCGGGGTGGCCGGACGAATGGGGATACGACCGTTTGTCTCCCTCCTGCTTAACGTCGATTACCGATCAGACGAGAGGGAGATATGGGTTGGGACGGAGCTCTCGATACTGCGGGTATTATCGCTGAGATGCGGGTTATACAGGAAACGTCCCACCTTCGGGGCGGGATTCAGGATCCCGCTTAAAACGACCTCGATAAGGGTGGATTACGCCTTTACCTCTCACGACGAGCTGGGCAGGTCTCAGATGGTGGCCGCCTCACTCGGCATGTAG
- a CDS encoding ATP-binding cassette domain-containing protein, whose amino-acid sequence MIRKGRRVIYEIEGLSFRYRNGDFSLNIEEMIIEEDGITGIVGPSGSGKTTLLLNLAFLLVGRWREFKFEGHRVELENLRSPRRRVTYVPQNPVLFTGTAESNILYPLKLRGIGGREARHRGSVWPEPWSSHPMSSCSMSRRRISTPITS is encoded by the coding sequence ATGATTAGGAAGGGGAGACGGGTGATATACGAGATCGAAGGGCTGAGCTTCAGATATCGAAACGGGGATTTCAGCCTGAACATAGAGGAGATGATTATCGAAGAGGATGGGATCACAGGGATCGTCGGCCCCTCAGGCAGCGGCAAGACCACCCTGCTTTTAAACCTGGCCTTCCTGCTTGTCGGCAGGTGGAGGGAATTCAAATTCGAGGGGCACAGGGTTGAGCTTGAAAACCTGAGATCGCCCAGGAGGAGGGTGACATATGTCCCGCAGAATCCCGTCCTCTTCACCGGCACCGCCGAGTCGAATATCCTTTATCCCCTGAAACTGAGGGGGATCGGCGGAAGGGAGGCGAGGCACAGAGGATCTGTCTGGCCAGAGCCCTGGTCTTCTCACCCGATGTCATCCTGCTCGATGAGCCGACGGCGAATCTCGACGCCGATAACATCCTGA